A window of Natrinema versiforme contains these coding sequences:
- a CDS encoding M48 family metalloprotease produces MPTDLVPNTFLDRDGVIYYPSSVFDIVGIGLAIVGQIAVGIFTRGRELAADRAAATALGDPRALAAALERLANATEAKPSVDLRRQARATNAITVLPPSRADRRFSGLFSTHPPVETRLAHLRSLVA; encoded by the coding sequence TTGCCGACCGATCTTGTTCCGAACACATTTCTCGATCGGGATGGTGTAATATACTATCCATCGAGCGTGTTCGACATCGTCGGTATCGGACTGGCGATTGTCGGCCAGATCGCAGTCGGCATCTTTACTCGTGGCCGAGAGCTGGCCGCCGATCGCGCCGCGGCGACGGCGCTCGGCGATCCACGCGCGCTTGCCGCCGCACTCGAGCGGCTCGCGAATGCGACCGAAGCGAAGCCGAGCGTGGATCTCCGCCGGCAGGCACGGGCGACCAACGCGATCACCGTCCTCCCTCCGTCCAGGGCCGATCGTCGCTTTTCCGGTCTGTTCTCGACGCATCCGCCGGTTGAAACGCGTCTCGCGCATCTCCGGTCACTGGTGGCCTGA
- a CDS encoding HalX domain-containing protein, which translates to MSDGPEVLVVDDEARLADLFAAWLQGERTVETAYDGEEALENMTDSVEVVLLDRRMPGLSGDEVLEQIRDDGYDSRVVMVTAVDPDFDIIEMGFDDYLVKPVSKDELVEMVDDVADRSDYESDIQEYYALVSKKALLESEKADRELADNEEYQDLCDRVETLEQRVDETVSGMSSHDDFVGAFQDLQSEN; encoded by the coding sequence ATGAGTGACGGGCCCGAGGTGCTCGTCGTCGACGACGAGGCTCGTCTCGCGGACCTGTTCGCCGCGTGGCTCCAAGGCGAGCGCACCGTCGAGACGGCGTACGACGGAGAGGAAGCACTCGAGAACATGACCGACTCCGTCGAGGTCGTCCTGTTAGACCGACGGATGCCGGGACTCTCCGGCGACGAAGTCCTCGAGCAGATCCGCGACGACGGGTACGATTCCCGGGTCGTTATGGTGACGGCTGTGGATCCAGACTTCGACATCATCGAGATGGGCTTCGACGACTATCTGGTCAAGCCGGTCTCGAAGGACGAACTCGTCGAGATGGTCGATGACGTGGCCGACCGCTCGGACTACGAGTCGGATATTCAGGAATACTACGCGCTCGTCTCGAAGAAGGCGCTGTTAGAGTCCGAGAAGGCCGACCGTGAACTCGCAGACAACGAGGAGTATCAGGACCTCTGTGACCGCGTCGAGACGCTCGAGCAGCGGGTCGACGAGACGGTCTCCGGGATGTCCTCCCACGACGATTTCGTCGGCGCGTTTCAAGACCTTCAGTCCGAAAATTGA
- a CDS encoding DUF1467 domain-containing protein: MLPSGNRPSRPILAGSVALVAVGVAVNTGFDAPLRTVPALLLIALGVAGVTSTESDSGPARLQRVAKRWWLLAFAAFLPYALATAPASESAAAVGDAFAGPIVGLVLESIAGALVLCAVSMTVCYGFARYGIHPGRPTPEERVLSGDD, encoded by the coding sequence ATGCTTCCTTCAGGGAACCGCCCCTCACGTCCGATCCTCGCCGGCTCCGTGGCGCTCGTCGCCGTCGGCGTCGCGGTTAATACCGGCTTTGACGCCCCGCTCCGAACGGTCCCTGCGCTCCTGTTGATCGCGCTCGGCGTCGCCGGCGTCACGAGCACCGAGAGCGACTCCGGACCGGCGCGGCTCCAACGCGTCGCGAAGCGATGGTGGCTCCTCGCGTTCGCGGCCTTCCTCCCCTACGCGCTGGCGACGGCTCCGGCCAGCGAGTCCGCCGCGGCCGTGGGCGACGCGTTCGCCGGCCCGATCGTCGGCCTCGTCCTCGAGTCGATCGCCGGCGCGCTGGTCCTCTGTGCGGTGTCGATGACGGTCTGCTACGGCTTCGCCCGGTATGGCATTCATCCGGGTCGACCGACGCCCGAGGAGCGGGTCCTTTCGG
- a CDS encoding PRC-barrel domain-containing protein: MTTVLASTLSDTPVMGSDGTELGTVHNLTMNVETGELRRVLVTPASDDIRGFDRNDDGKIVVPASRMSDLDDYLIVDLTKRESDA; the protein is encoded by the coding sequence ATGACGACGGTCCTCGCCTCTACCCTCTCCGACACGCCGGTGATGGGCTCCGACGGGACGGAACTCGGCACGGTTCACAATCTCACGATGAACGTCGAGACCGGGGAACTCCGACGAGTACTCGTTACCCCGGCGAGCGACGATATTCGCGGGTTCGACAGGAACGACGACGGAAAGATCGTCGTTCCGGCAAGCCGCATGAGCGATCTCGACGACTACCTGATCGTCGATCTGACGAAACGCGAATCGGACGCGTAG
- the katG gene encoding catalase/peroxidase HPI has translation MSDNKRKRNHEWWPNQLKLDVLDQNAENVGPYDDDFDYAEEFQKLDLEEVKADLKDLMTTSQDWWPADYGHYGPLFIRMAWHSAGTYRTTDGRGGAAGGNQRFAPLNSWPDNVSLDKARRLLEPIKQKYGRKLSWSDLIVLAGNTALESMGMETLGWAGGREDEFEPDEAVYWGPEDEWTAPQDQRFDENDELDEPLGATVMGLIYVDPEGPNGNPEPLESATRIRQAFGRMAMDDEETAALIAGGHTFGKSHGATDDDIGAEPEAAPIEDQGLGWTDSGKGSETTTSGIEGAWNAWPTMWDTSYLDNLLDYEWELTESPAGAKQWQPVEEGAYDTVPDAHDPSEKHAPMMMTTDVALKRDPEFREIIENFRDNPPEFLEAFARAWYKLIHRDMGPPERFLGPDVPDETFVWQDPVPDADYDLIGAADAADLKADILESELSRSQLVKTAWAAASTYRDSDKRGGANGAHIRLEPQRSWEVNEPAELETVLETYEAIQEEFNGSRNDDVRVSLADLIVLGGNAAVEQAAADAGYDVEIPFEPGRTDASQEQTDEESFEALKLKVDGFRNYFGGEYNQPAEDLLVDHADLLDLTASEMTVLVGGMRALDANYQDSDLGVFTDEPETLTNDFFVNLLDMGYEWEQASEDEEIYELRDRETGEVEWRGTRVDLIFGSNSRLRAIAQVYASEEEKFVQDFVDAWHKVMTNDRFDLE, from the coding sequence ATGAGCGACAACAAACGGAAGCGAAACCACGAGTGGTGGCCGAACCAGTTGAAGCTGGACGTGCTCGACCAGAACGCCGAGAACGTCGGCCCCTACGACGACGACTTCGATTACGCCGAGGAGTTCCAGAAACTCGACCTCGAGGAGGTAAAGGCCGACCTCAAGGACCTGATGACGACATCTCAGGACTGGTGGCCGGCCGACTACGGGCACTACGGGCCGCTGTTCATCCGGATGGCCTGGCACAGCGCCGGTACCTACCGCACCACTGACGGCCGCGGCGGCGCGGCCGGGGGGAACCAGCGCTTCGCGCCGCTCAACAGCTGGCCTGACAACGTGAGCCTCGACAAGGCGCGGCGACTGCTCGAGCCGATCAAGCAGAAGTACGGCCGCAAGCTCTCCTGGTCCGACCTGATCGTGCTCGCCGGGAACACCGCCCTCGAGTCGATGGGCATGGAGACCCTCGGCTGGGCCGGCGGCCGCGAGGACGAGTTCGAACCCGACGAGGCCGTCTATTGGGGTCCCGAGGACGAGTGGACGGCACCGCAGGACCAGCGCTTCGACGAGAACGACGAACTCGACGAGCCGCTCGGCGCTACCGTAATGGGGCTCATCTACGTCGACCCCGAAGGACCGAACGGCAATCCCGAGCCGCTCGAGTCGGCAACGCGGATCCGTCAGGCCTTCGGCCGCATGGCGATGGACGACGAGGAAACGGCCGCGCTCATCGCGGGCGGACACACGTTCGGGAAGTCCCACGGTGCCACCGACGACGACATCGGCGCCGAGCCCGAAGCGGCTCCAATCGAGGATCAGGGCCTCGGCTGGACCGACTCCGGCAAGGGCTCCGAGACGACCACCAGCGGCATCGAGGGTGCCTGGAACGCGTGGCCGACGATGTGGGACACCTCCTATCTCGACAACCTGCTCGACTACGAGTGGGAACTGACCGAGAGTCCCGCCGGCGCGAAGCAGTGGCAGCCGGTCGAGGAGGGGGCCTACGACACCGTCCCCGACGCCCACGACCCGTCGGAGAAGCACGCCCCCATGATGATGACGACGGACGTCGCCCTCAAGCGGGATCCGGAGTTCCGGGAAATCATCGAGAACTTCCGCGACAACCCGCCGGAGTTCCTCGAGGCCTTCGCACGAGCGTGGTACAAGCTGATCCACCGCGACATGGGCCCGCCGGAACGGTTCCTCGGCCCGGATGTCCCGGACGAGACGTTCGTCTGGCAAGACCCCGTCCCCGACGCCGACTACGACCTGATCGGAGCAGCGGACGCTGCCGACCTCAAAGCGGACATCCTCGAGTCGGAACTGTCCCGGTCCCAGCTGGTCAAGACCGCTTGGGCTGCGGCGTCGACCTACCGCGACAGCGACAAGCGCGGCGGCGCCAACGGCGCGCACATTCGCCTCGAGCCCCAGCGCAGCTGGGAGGTCAACGAGCCGGCGGAACTCGAGACCGTCCTCGAGACCTACGAAGCGATTCAAGAGGAGTTCAACGGCTCGCGAAATGACGACGTGCGCGTCTCGCTGGCCGATCTCATCGTGCTGGGCGGCAACGCGGCCGTCGAGCAGGCCGCGGCTGACGCCGGGTACGACGTGGAGATTCCGTTCGAACCCGGACGGACGGACGCCTCGCAGGAACAGACCGACGAGGAATCGTTCGAGGCGCTCAAGCTGAAAGTCGACGGGTTCCGGAACTACTTCGGTGGCGAATACAACCAGCCGGCCGAGGACCTGCTGGTCGACCACGCCGACCTGCTCGACCTGACGGCCTCGGAGATGACCGTGCTGGTCGGCGGCATGCGCGCGCTGGACGCGAACTACCAAGACTCCGATCTCGGCGTCTTCACCGACGAGCCGGAGACGCTGACCAACGACTTCTTCGTGAACCTGCTCGACATGGGTTACGAGTGGGAGCAGGCCTCGGAGGACGAGGAGATCTACGAACTGCGCGACCGCGAAACAGGCGAGGTCGAGTGGCGGGGGACCCGCGTCGACCTCATCTTCGGGTCGAACTCCCGGCTCCGTGCCATCGCACAGGTCTACGCCAGCGAGGAGGAGAAGTTCGTGCAGGACTTCGTCGACGCCTGGCACAAGGTCATGACCAACGACCGCTTCGACCTCGAGTAA
- the nikR gene encoding nickel-responsive transcriptional regulator NikR, whose product MAVVSVSMPDELLERLDQFSEEHGYTGRSEVVREASRNLLGEFEDTRLEDRDLMGIVTVLFDYETTSVEERMMHLRHEHEDLVASNFHSHVGDHYCMELFVLEGELEDISTFVGKIRATRDALTVDYSVIPVDSFDPLAQD is encoded by the coding sequence ATGGCAGTCGTCAGCGTCTCGATGCCGGACGAACTCTTGGAGCGACTCGATCAGTTTTCCGAGGAGCACGGCTACACCGGTCGGAGCGAAGTCGTCAGGGAAGCCTCGCGCAACCTCCTCGGGGAGTTCGAGGACACCCGACTCGAGGACCGGGATCTCATGGGGATCGTCACGGTGTTGTTCGACTACGAGACCACGAGTGTCGAAGAGCGGATGATGCACCTCCGCCACGAACACGAGGACCTCGTCGCCTCGAACTTCCACAGCCACGTCGGCGACCACTACTGCATGGAACTGTTCGTCCTCGAGGGCGAACTCGAGGACATCTCGACGTTCGTCGGCAAGATCCGAGCGACCAGAGACGCGCTGACCGTCGACTACTCCGTCATCCCGGTCGACAGCTTCGACCCGCTCGCACAGGACTAG
- a CDS encoding creatininase family protein, which yields MYLADEAWPDLETYFDSESLALVPLGSTEQHGPHLPEATDHLIGEAFAREVADRTGYLCTPTINIGVSGHHRQFHGTMWVEPPVFREYMESLTRNLMSHGIDRVIYVNAHGGNVPHLREVGARLRQDEVAYAIEWMWDESIPDLVDDLFEQNGPHGGPKETSMIQYLEPELVHDDRLEEARDTGIPSVEAAETVKHGSRTFYDAADNTENGVLGDQTDASAEKGEQLFEAASDQLVRLCEWLADQEFKDLLPREHV from the coding sequence ATGTACCTCGCCGACGAAGCGTGGCCCGACCTCGAGACGTACTTCGACTCGGAATCCCTCGCGCTCGTGCCGCTCGGCTCGACGGAACAGCACGGCCCGCACCTGCCGGAGGCGACCGACCACCTGATCGGGGAGGCGTTCGCCCGCGAGGTCGCAGACCGGACCGGCTACCTCTGTACGCCGACGATCAATATCGGCGTCAGCGGCCACCACCGGCAGTTCCACGGGACGATGTGGGTCGAGCCGCCAGTGTTTCGGGAGTACATGGAATCGCTGACGCGCAACCTCATGTCCCACGGCATCGATCGGGTAATCTACGTGAACGCCCACGGCGGGAACGTTCCCCACCTCCGGGAGGTCGGGGCGCGTCTGCGGCAGGACGAGGTCGCCTACGCGATCGAGTGGATGTGGGACGAGTCGATTCCGGACCTCGTCGACGACCTCTTCGAGCAGAACGGCCCCCACGGCGGGCCGAAGGAGACCTCGATGATCCAGTATCTCGAGCCGGAACTGGTCCACGACGATCGGCTCGAGGAGGCCAGAGACACCGGGATCCCGAGCGTCGAGGCGGCCGAGACGGTCAAACACGGCTCGCGGACGTTCTACGACGCGGCGGACAACACCGAGAACGGCGTGTTGGGCGATCAGACGGATGCCTCCGCGGAGAAGGGCGAACAGTTGTTCGAGGCGGCGAGCGACCAACTCGTCCGGCTCTGTGAGTGGCTCGCCGACCAGGAGTTCAAGGACCTGCTTCCGCGAGAACACGTTTAG
- a CDS encoding 3-hydroxyacyl-CoA dehydrogenase/enoyl-CoA hydratase family protein — MELEDINTVAVLGAGNMGHGIAEVAAMAGYDVNMRDINEEFVQNGYESIEWSLGKLAENDQLTDEEADAALECVTPLVDMEEAVADADFVIEAVPEQMEIKKDVYTELEEHAPDRAIFATNTSSLSITELAEVTERPERFCGMHFFNPPVRMQLVEVISGAESAEETLELTEAFAEDLGKTPVRVHKDSPGFIVNRILVPLMNEAAWLVSNDEATIAEVDSTTKYDMGLPMGSFELGDQVGNDVSYHVLEYMNEVLGEAYEPAPLLEEKVENEELGKKTGKGFYDYEDGEGVQIPTDQQSEFVKERLLATMANEAAKLIGGDVAPPESIDEAVKLGAGFPDGPVKLVDDYGLAPLHETLEETYEETGHERYAPDEYLAERADAGGFYESTDDADGVDFETIRLEYPGDYVGHIVLDRPHRMNTISDDLLEELSTAIEQLAEDEEVRALLITGEGEKAFSAGADVQSMAGSGADPIEGQELSRLGQSTFGALEACDMPVVAGIDGFCLGGGMELSTCADMRVASERSQFGQPELDLGLIPGWGGTQRLKHIVGEGRAKEIILTAERYDAETMADYGFVNEVVDNDGLEDRALELATDLAGGPPIAQTFTKRAMLAGRDDTEAGLEYEASAFGHLMATDDLMEGITAFMEDEEPEFEGK, encoded by the coding sequence ATGGAACTCGAGGATATCAACACCGTCGCAGTTCTGGGAGCGGGCAACATGGGTCACGGGATCGCGGAGGTCGCCGCGATGGCCGGCTACGACGTGAACATGCGCGACATCAACGAGGAGTTCGTCCAGAACGGCTACGAGTCGATCGAGTGGTCGCTGGGCAAACTCGCCGAGAACGACCAGCTCACCGACGAGGAAGCAGACGCTGCCCTCGAGTGCGTGACGCCGCTGGTCGACATGGAGGAAGCCGTCGCGGACGCCGATTTCGTCATCGAGGCGGTTCCCGAGCAGATGGAGATCAAGAAGGACGTGTATACCGAACTCGAGGAACACGCCCCCGACCGGGCGATCTTCGCGACGAACACCTCGAGTCTCTCGATCACCGAACTCGCCGAGGTGACCGAGCGGCCCGAGCGGTTCTGCGGGATGCACTTCTTCAATCCGCCGGTCCGAATGCAACTCGTCGAAGTGATTTCGGGTGCCGAGAGCGCCGAGGAGACGCTCGAGCTCACGGAGGCGTTCGCCGAGGACCTCGGCAAGACGCCGGTCCGGGTCCACAAGGACTCGCCGGGCTTCATCGTCAACCGCATTCTGGTGCCGCTGATGAACGAGGCCGCGTGGCTCGTCAGCAACGACGAGGCGACCATCGCGGAGGTCGACTCGACGACCAAGTACGACATGGGCCTGCCGATGGGCAGCTTCGAACTCGGCGATCAGGTCGGCAACGATGTCAGTTACCACGTCCTCGAGTACATGAACGAGGTGCTGGGCGAGGCCTACGAGCCGGCCCCGCTGCTCGAGGAGAAAGTCGAAAATGAGGAACTCGGGAAGAAGACCGGGAAGGGGTTCTACGATTACGAGGACGGCGAGGGCGTCCAGATCCCGACCGACCAACAGTCGGAGTTCGTCAAGGAGCGGCTCCTCGCGACGATGGCCAACGAGGCCGCGAAACTGATCGGCGGCGACGTCGCCCCGCCGGAGTCGATCGACGAGGCGGTCAAGCTCGGGGCCGGCTTCCCCGACGGCCCGGTCAAGCTGGTCGACGACTACGGCCTCGCGCCGCTCCACGAGACCCTCGAGGAGACCTACGAGGAGACCGGCCACGAGCGCTACGCGCCCGACGAGTACCTCGCGGAGCGGGCCGACGCGGGCGGTTTCTACGAGTCGACCGACGACGCGGACGGCGTCGACTTCGAGACGATCCGCCTCGAGTACCCCGGCGACTACGTCGGCCACATCGTCCTCGACCGGCCACACCGGATGAACACGATCAGCGACGACCTGCTCGAGGAGCTCTCGACGGCGATCGAGCAGTTAGCGGAGGACGAGGAGGTCCGTGCGCTCCTGATCACCGGCGAGGGCGAGAAGGCGTTCTCCGCGGGGGCGGATGTCCAGAGCATGGCCGGCAGCGGTGCCGACCCGATCGAGGGACAGGAACTCTCGCGGCTCGGGCAGTCGACGTTCGGTGCCCTCGAGGCCTGCGATATGCCCGTCGTCGCCGGGATCGACGGCTTCTGTCTCGGCGGCGGGATGGAGCTGTCGACCTGTGCGGACATGCGCGTCGCCAGCGAGCGCTCCCAGTTCGGCCAGCCCGAACTCGACCTCGGCCTGATCCCCGGCTGGGGCGGCACCCAACGGCTCAAACACATCGTCGGCGAGGGCCGAGCGAAGGAGATCATCCTCACCGCCGAGCGCTACGACGCCGAGACGATGGCCGACTACGGCTTCGTCAACGAGGTCGTCGACAACGACGGCCTCGAGGACCGCGCCCTCGAGTTGGCGACCGACCTCGCCGGCGGCCCGCCGATCGCCCAGACGTTCACCAAGCGCGCGATGCTCGCCGGCCGCGACGACACGGAGGCCGGCCTCGAGTACGAGGCCTCCGCCTTCGGCCACCTGATGGCGACCGACGACCTGATGGAGGGCATCACGGCCTTCATGGAGGACGAGGAGCCGGAGTTCGAGGGTAAGTAA
- a CDS encoding acyl-CoA dehydrogenase family protein, whose protein sequence is MEFGLSEEQQQIRDEVRRFAENEIVPNAEEYDTEEKFPHEIVDEAAEMGLVGSSIPIEYGGAGYSTLESALIAEELFSHDPGIALSIMACSFGTEAIREFGTEDQKERFLEPVALGEKISGAAISEPDTGSDVSSVSTRAEKDGDEWVINGNKMWITNGTVGDFFVVLCKTDPDAESRYDGFSQIIVESDRDGFSSDKITGKLGIRASDTAELIFDDVRVPEENLVGDRDAAFLQQMQFFDATRTGVAAQGLGIARGALEAALDYAEDREQFGQSISEFQAIQHKLADMATKTEAARNLTYKAAWNVDQGNDITKLASMAKEYASRVAVDVSNEAVQIHGGAGYVNDFPVERFYRDSKITQIYEGTTEIQKNVIARELLDD, encoded by the coding sequence ATGGAATTCGGACTCAGCGAAGAACAGCAACAAATCCGGGACGAGGTCCGTCGGTTCGCCGAAAACGAGATCGTTCCCAACGCCGAGGAGTACGACACCGAAGAGAAGTTCCCCCACGAGATCGTCGACGAGGCCGCCGAAATGGGGCTGGTCGGCTCCTCGATCCCCATCGAGTACGGCGGAGCCGGCTACTCTACCCTCGAGTCGGCGCTCATCGCCGAGGAACTGTTCTCCCACGACCCCGGGATCGCGCTCTCGATCATGGCCTGTTCGTTCGGGACCGAGGCCATCCGCGAGTTCGGGACCGAAGACCAGAAGGAGCGCTTCCTCGAGCCCGTCGCGCTGGGCGAGAAGATCTCCGGTGCGGCGATTTCGGAGCCGGACACCGGCTCGGACGTCTCCTCCGTCTCGACCCGCGCCGAGAAGGACGGCGACGAGTGGGTGATCAACGGCAACAAGATGTGGATCACCAACGGCACGGTCGGCGACTTCTTCGTCGTCCTCTGTAAGACCGACCCCGACGCCGAGAGCCGCTACGACGGCTTCAGCCAGATCATCGTCGAGTCCGACCGCGATGGCTTCTCCTCGGACAAGATCACCGGCAAGCTCGGCATCCGCGCCTCCGACACCGCCGAACTCATCTTCGACGACGTTCGCGTTCCCGAGGAAAACCTCGTCGGCGACCGCGACGCCGCCTTCCTCCAGCAGATGCAGTTCTTCGACGCCACCCGAACCGGCGTCGCCGCACAGGGACTCGGCATCGCGAGAGGCGCACTCGAGGCCGCGCTCGACTACGCCGAGGACCGCGAGCAGTTCGGCCAGTCCATCTCGGAGTTCCAGGCCATCCAGCACAAGCTCGCCGACATGGCGACCAAGACCGAGGCCGCGCGCAACCTGACCTACAAGGCCGCGTGGAACGTCGATCAGGGCAACGACATCACGAAACTCGCCTCGATGGCCAAGGAGTACGCCTCCCGCGTCGCCGTCGACGTCTCCAACGAGGCCGTCCAGATCCACGGCGGTGCCGGCTACGTCAACGACTTCCCCGTCGAGCGCTTCTACCGCGACTCGAAGATCACCCAGATCTACGAGGGCACCACCGAGATCCAGAAGAACGTCATCGCTCGAGAACTCTTAGACGACTAG
- a CDS encoding DNA-3-methyladenine glycosylase: MLEEAHSVLRRDPVMAELIDRHDPYVEQDWDEYERLCISIINQQLSTASAAAVRDRVFELFRGEVTPEAVLDAEDEALLGAGLSRSKVEYLRNAARAFRENDFTREGLANHSNEAVVDSLTEIKGIGPWTARMYLLFVLEREDVLPLGDLAVRRAIEGLYGDGEEMTRAEMREVAERWRPYRSVATRYLWADYEAE, from the coding sequence ATGCTCGAGGAGGCACACTCCGTACTGCGTCGAGACCCCGTGATGGCGGAGCTCATCGACCGACACGACCCGTACGTTGAACAGGACTGGGACGAGTACGAGCGGCTCTGTATTTCGATCATCAATCAGCAGCTATCGACCGCGAGCGCCGCCGCCGTCCGCGACCGCGTGTTCGAACTGTTCCGCGGCGAGGTGACCCCCGAAGCGGTGTTAGACGCGGAGGACGAGGCGCTGCTCGGGGCCGGCCTCTCCCGGAGCAAGGTCGAGTACCTGCGCAACGCCGCCCGCGCGTTCCGCGAGAACGATTTCACGCGGGAAGGACTGGCCAACCACTCGAACGAGGCCGTGGTCGATTCCCTCACCGAAATCAAGGGGATCGGTCCGTGGACAGCGCGCATGTACCTCCTGTTCGTCTTGGAGCGCGAGGATGTGTTGCCCCTCGGCGACCTCGCCGTCCGTCGGGCGATCGAAGGGTTGTACGGCGACGGCGAGGAGATGACTCGAGCGGAGATGCGCGAGGTCGCAGAACGGTGGCGGCCATATCGTAGTGTCGCCACCCGGTATCTCTGGGCCGACTACGAAGCCGAGTAG
- a CDS encoding cupin domain-containing protein, whose amino-acid sequence MSYRKVNYEEVEQVSSAMHFLSDPLETEQVGVTVARCDPGWNSKPHDHTDNEHEEIYVLIEGDATVVVDDEPVAMETGDALWIPPESTRQIRNGDRESAFVLVSAPSIADEDSDGDEWLLSGFAG is encoded by the coding sequence ATGTCATACCGGAAAGTCAACTACGAGGAGGTCGAGCAGGTCTCGAGCGCAATGCACTTTCTCAGCGACCCGCTCGAGACCGAGCAGGTGGGGGTCACGGTGGCCCGCTGCGATCCTGGCTGGAACAGCAAGCCCCACGACCACACCGACAACGAACACGAGGAGATCTACGTCCTCATCGAGGGCGATGCGACGGTCGTCGTCGACGACGAGCCGGTCGCGATGGAGACCGGTGACGCGCTGTGGATCCCGCCCGAATCGACGCGACAGATCCGCAACGGCGACCGCGAGAGCGCGTTCGTCCTCGTGAGCGCGCCGAGTATCGCCGACGAGGACAGCGACGGTGACGAGTGGTTGCTCTCCGGTTTCGCCGGCTGA
- a CDS encoding acyl-CoA dehydrogenase family protein, protein MELLDDSIVPEHARDVKAEARDFAREHIEPNAQEYFQAGEYPEEILEAGREANLVAQDIPEEWGGRGLDLAQLLAITEEFYRADAGIALTLQLASFGCEITYEHGTDEQCEQYIRPVAEGDQRSGLAVSEPETGSDLAGMQTTTEKDGDEYVINGEKYWIGNGVEADWVTLYARTGDDEDNRYGNHSMFIVPTDTDGYEAEHIPEKMAMRASKQAHIELEDCRVPEENMIGSEGDGFMLLADFFNHGRVAVAGHGLGIAAAAIEEAWEFTHDREEFGRTISDFQSVQHGLADMLVEFESARTLTWRAREKVANEDNAGYWAAMAKTKATETAVDVSEQGMQFHGGRSVLDERRIARVFRDARIPVIYEGANEIQRNLIYGQAP, encoded by the coding sequence ATGGAACTGCTCGACGACAGCATCGTCCCGGAGCACGCACGCGATGTCAAGGCCGAGGCCCGCGACTTTGCGCGCGAACACATCGAACCGAACGCCCAGGAGTACTTTCAGGCCGGCGAGTATCCGGAGGAGATCCTCGAGGCGGGCCGGGAGGCGAACCTCGTGGCCCAAGACATTCCGGAGGAGTGGGGCGGGCGGGGGCTGGATCTGGCTCAACTGCTCGCGATCACGGAGGAGTTCTACCGGGCCGACGCGGGGATCGCGCTGACCCTGCAGTTGGCGAGTTTCGGCTGCGAAATTACCTACGAACACGGCACCGACGAGCAGTGCGAGCAGTATATTCGGCCGGTCGCGGAGGGCGACCAGCGCTCCGGGCTCGCAGTCTCGGAGCCGGAGACCGGCAGCGACCTCGCGGGGATGCAGACCACGACGGAGAAAGACGGCGACGAGTACGTCATCAACGGCGAGAAGTACTGGATCGGCAACGGCGTCGAAGCGGACTGGGTCACGCTCTACGCCCGCACCGGCGACGACGAGGACAACCGGTACGGCAACCACTCGATGTTCATCGTGCCGACCGACACCGACGGCTACGAGGCCGAGCACATCCCCGAGAAGATGGCGATGCGCGCCTCGAAGCAGGCCCACATCGAACTCGAGGACTGCCGGGTTCCCGAGGAGAACATGATCGGCAGCGAGGGAGACGGGTTCATGCTGCTCGCGGACTTCTTCAATCACGGTCGCGTGGCCGTCGCCGGTCACGGACTCGGCATCGCCGCGGCCGCCATCGAGGAGGCCTGGGAGTTCACCCACGACCGCGAGGAGTTCGGGCGGACGATCAGTGACTTCCAGTCGGTCCAACACGGCCTCGCCGACATGCTGGTCGAGTTCGAGAGCGCCCGGACGCTCACGTGGCGCGCCCGCGAGAAAGTCGCCAACGAGGACAACGCGGGGTACTGGGCCGCGATGGCGAAGACGAAGGCGACCGAGACGGCCGTCGACGTCTCCGAGCAGGGGATGCAGTTCCACGGCGGCCGCTCGGTCTTGGACGAGCGCCGGATCGCTCGCGTCTTCCGCGACGCACGAATCCCGGTGATATACGAGGGGGCGAACGAGATTCAACGCAACCTGATCTACGGGCAAGCGCCCTGA